The following are from one region of the Staphylococcus argenteus genome:
- the rpoE gene encoding DNA-directed RNA polymerase subunit delta: protein MKIQDYTKQMVDEKSFIDMAYTLLNDKGETMNLYDIIDEFRALGDYEYEEIENRVVQFYTDLNTDGRFLNVGENLWGLRDWYSVDDIEEKIAPTIQKFDILDADDEEDQNLKLLGEDEMDDDDDIPAQTDDQEELNDPEDEQVEEEINHSDIVIEEDEDELDEDEEVFEDEEDFND, encoded by the coding sequence ATGAAAATTCAAGATTATACTAAACAAATGGTTGATGAAAAATCATTTATCGATATGGCTTATACATTATTGAATGATAAAGGCGAAACAATGAACTTATATGATATCATCGATGAGTTTAGAGCGTTAGGTGATTATGAGTACGAAGAAATTGAAAATCGTGTTGTACAATTTTACACAGATTTAAACACAGATGGTCGTTTTTTAAATGTTGGAGAAAATTTATGGGGATTACGTGATTGGTATTCAGTAGATGATATTGAAGAGAAAATCGCACCAACTATTCAAAAATTCGATATTTTGGATGCGGATGATGAAGAAGATCAAAACTTAAAATTATTGGGCGAAGATGAAATGGATGACGACGATGATATTCCAGCTCAAACAGATGATCAAGAAGAACTAAATGATCCAGAAGACGAGCAGGTTGAAGAAGAAATCAATCATTCTGATATAGTCATTGAAGAAGATGAAGATGAACTAGACGAAGACGAAGAAGTGTTTGAAGACGAAGAAGACTTCAACGATTAA
- a CDS encoding GNAT family N-acetyltransferase — MTKELYFEGITLKVFEEQYRSDINEFELNERQQIYSSLPKDVVDDAIEDTDRIANVAINDQNDVVGFFVLHRYYQHEGYDTPENVVYIRSLSINEKYQGYGYGTKIMMSLPQYVQGLFPDFNHLYLVVDAENDSAWNLYERAGFMHTATKEEGPIGKERLYYLDLDSKHVSSLKLEAESRSEVTNVHIINLMIDGQKVGFIALEQIGQRMNIAAIEVDKSYRFNGIGSSALRQLPTYLRKNYDNLNVISMILFGENNDFKPLCINSNFVEIEQTEDYVVFEKYLNY, encoded by the coding sequence ATGACTAAAGAACTATATTTTGAAGGTATTACATTAAAAGTATTTGAAGAACAATATCGTTCAGATATTAATGAATTTGAGTTAAATGAAAGACAGCAAATATACTCATCTTTACCTAAAGATGTTGTTGATGATGCAATTGAGGATACTGATAGGATTGCTAATGTAGCTATTAATGATCAAAATGACGTCGTTGGATTTTTCGTATTACATCGATATTATCAACATGAAGGTTATGACACACCTGAAAACGTCGTATATATTCGTTCATTATCTATAAATGAAAAATATCAGGGCTATGGCTACGGTACTAAGATAATGATGTCATTGCCACAATACGTTCAAGGATTATTTCCTGATTTTAATCACTTATATTTGGTTGTAGATGCTGAAAATGATAGTGCTTGGAATTTGTATGAACGTGCTGGGTTTATGCATACAGCGACTAAAGAAGAAGGACCAATTGGTAAAGAACGATTATACTATTTAGATTTAGATTCGAAGCATGTTTCTTCTTTGAAACTTGAAGCGGAAAGTCGTTCTGAAGTGACTAATGTACATATCATCAATTTAATGATTGATGGTCAAAAGGTTGGTTTTATTGCTTTAGAGCAAATCGGACAACGCATGAATATTGCAGCAATTGAAGTGGATAAATCTTATCGATTTAATGGTATTGGTTCTAGCGCACTCAGACAATTGCCTACTTACTTAAGAAAAAACTATGATAATCTTAATGTTATATCAATGATTTTGTTTGGGGAAAATAACGATTTTAAACCACTTTGTATTAATAGTAATTTTGTTGAAATAGAACAAACTGAAGATTATGTAGTTTTTGAAAAATATTTAAATTACTAA